From a region of the Sulfoacidibacillus ferrooxidans genome:
- a CDS encoding enoyl-CoA hydratase/isomerase family protein: protein MSELVRIDKEPGIAIVTIANPPMNVLSKAVAEGLLQAFRDLQGDVDVRVIVLAGEGERAFMAGADIKEFPTALGKVGMAYALAEQLHELMNLIDHMKKPTIAALHGFTFGGGLEMALTCDIRICDEGSLLGLPEIKLGIFPGAGGTQRLPRLIGEARAKEMMYTGEPIDAVKANQIGLVNRVVPKGQSLHAALELARVIAQRSLSALSLVKQAIDEGAELTLAQGLENEAKRFDDAFQTADSKEGIQAFIEKRNPVFNQR from the coding sequence ATGTCAGAATTAGTGCGAATCGATAAAGAACCTGGGATTGCCATTGTAACAATTGCAAATCCACCTATGAACGTTCTTAGTAAAGCGGTTGCAGAGGGGTTGTTGCAAGCATTTCGCGATCTACAAGGTGATGTGGATGTTCGTGTGATCGTGTTAGCAGGTGAAGGGGAACGCGCCTTTATGGCTGGGGCAGATATCAAAGAGTTCCCAACTGCACTTGGTAAAGTCGGTATGGCCTATGCATTGGCGGAACAATTGCATGAACTGATGAATCTCATAGATCATATGAAGAAACCAACAATTGCAGCTCTGCATGGTTTCACTTTTGGTGGAGGGCTTGAAATGGCTTTGACATGTGATATTCGCATTTGTGACGAAGGTTCGCTGCTTGGTCTTCCTGAGATAAAACTCGGCATTTTTCCGGGAGCTGGAGGAACACAACGTCTGCCACGTTTGATTGGTGAGGCGCGCGCAAAAGAGATGATGTATACAGGTGAACCTATTGATGCAGTCAAGGCTAATCAAATTGGACTTGTTAACCGCGTTGTTCCAAAAGGGCAGTCATTACACGCAGCACTCGAATTAGCGCGTGTGATCGCACAAAGGAGTCTTTCTGCGCTCTCTTTAGTTAAGCAAGCCATTGACGAAGGCGCAGAATTGACTTTGGCACAGGGTTTGGAAAATGAGGCTAAAAGATTTGATGATGCTTTTCAAACGGCAGATAGCAAAGAAGGAATTCAAGCTTTTATAGAAAAAAGAAATCCAGTGTTTAATCAAAGGTAG
- a CDS encoding magnesium transporter CorA family protein produces the protein MFGSHVNDNELNQIQTMYELHETDIVHCKRTDTKRSRFIVHPHYVAFSLYYFTTPDIHIKPVRVDFILGEHFLLTLCSDHVLHIDAMVMRAKEEDILASGIELVLYYIVQGFIQSFAALVTQVIRNAEHVSDHLNQQTNLFLDIRETRHTAFTVLQLLAPQARIFNILGTDSFTYTSIQNKAYFIDLSDRTEELIDDLDTIRDNLLSNVEGYTSLQSNEMNRVMKILTVAATIFLPLNLIASIYGMNFKIPEYGWTYGYPYSLSLMAVVAGISILIIHRKGWF, from the coding sequence GTGTTTGGGTCTCATGTAAATGACAATGAACTGAATCAAATACAAACTATGTATGAATTGCATGAAACTGATATTGTGCATTGTAAACGTACCGATACAAAGCGATCCAGGTTTATTGTTCATCCTCACTACGTCGCTTTCTCGCTTTATTATTTCACAACTCCTGATATACATATAAAACCAGTACGTGTTGATTTTATATTAGGTGAACATTTTCTTTTGACATTGTGTTCTGATCACGTGTTGCACATCGATGCGATGGTCATGCGTGCCAAAGAAGAAGACATTCTAGCTTCAGGTATAGAACTTGTTCTCTATTATATCGTACAAGGCTTTATACAGTCATTTGCAGCACTCGTCACTCAGGTCATACGTAATGCAGAACATGTGTCAGATCACTTGAATCAACAAACAAACCTTTTTTTAGATATTCGTGAAACACGTCATACAGCATTTACTGTGTTACAATTATTGGCGCCTCAAGCGCGTATATTCAATATTCTCGGAACTGATAGTTTCACTTATACATCTATACAAAATAAAGCTTATTTTATAGATCTCTCTGATCGCACAGAAGAATTAATCGATGACTTAGATACAATTCGCGATAACTTATTATCCAATGTGGAAGGGTATACTTCATTACAGTCAAATGAAATGAATCGTGTAATGAAAATCCTAACAGTTGCAGCCACCATTTTCCTACCGCTTAATTTAATTGCTAGTATCTATGGAATGAATTTTAAAATTCCAGAATACGGTTGGACATATGGTTATCCTTACTCATTGTCACTCATGGCAGTAGTGGCTGGCATATCGATATTGATCATCCATCGCAAAGGATGGTTTTAG
- a CDS encoding RecB family exonuclease — protein MEYLSYSRLSLYETCGLRFYYEYVAHATPTDEVPTHYTTFGKLLHALYEDHANSSGEKAFDELKSTFDQQFPAVLDEFPDRKTAVEFYKNGIRAIHRFSGYKVSDVVASEQEFLLPMAPGVPPIKGFIDRVIYSPKHGYMVADLKTGKTFSAQNPKKMYQLVIYSAACESIYGKPADSGYFDFIVSGQREWVDITEAKRDQAKQWVAQTWRKIEEERFDAKYSSGFCSRFCPFRSMCGAYQERQTHAEIASGHGRG, from the coding sequence ATGGAATATTTGTCTTATAGTCGTTTGTCATTATATGAGACATGTGGACTGCGATTTTATTATGAATATGTAGCACATGCAACTCCGACAGATGAGGTTCCGACGCATTATACGACTTTTGGAAAGTTGCTTCATGCACTTTATGAAGATCATGCTAATTCAAGCGGTGAAAAAGCATTTGATGAATTAAAATCGACATTTGATCAGCAATTTCCTGCTGTTTTGGATGAATTTCCTGATCGTAAAACGGCAGTAGAATTTTATAAAAATGGGATACGTGCTATTCACCGGTTTAGTGGATATAAAGTTAGTGATGTTGTTGCATCCGAACAAGAATTTTTATTGCCAATGGCACCTGGAGTTCCGCCTATTAAAGGATTTATAGATCGCGTGATCTATTCGCCTAAACACGGGTATATGGTTGCTGACTTAAAGACGGGTAAAACATTTTCTGCTCAAAATCCAAAGAAAATGTATCAATTAGTTATTTATTCAGCTGCTTGTGAGTCCATTTATGGCAAGCCTGCTGATAGTGGATACTTTGATTTTATTGTTTCGGGTCAACGCGAATGGGTGGATATCACAGAAGCAAAACGCGATCAGGCTAAGCAGTGGGTTGCACAAACGTGGAGAAAAATAGAAGAAGAGCGTTTTGATGCTAAGTATTCAAGTGGATTTTGTTCTCGCTTTTGTCCATTTCGATCCATGTGTGGAGCCTATCAAGAGCGTCAGACGCATGCAGAAATCGCTAGCGGACATGGACGTGGTTAA
- a CDS encoding adenosylcobalamin-dependent ribonucleoside-diphosphate reductase, whose protein sequence is MPDIKQILPFTEEDQLGVTGERIVADRYLLKDAKKETLQVGSLVVAVLDRKRAYHELARVIDVDQGNRSVTVQVRDGYETELSFDHVDVLQEVAPRQMWRRIAHAVAKATKSPKLYEDKFYELQSQWRYVPGGRINASMGTGIQTTSYNCFVIPNVGSTVRDYARSFGQTLEIQARSGGVGMNLSQVPPEGWVSPVEERSRKSELLLVLDTWHEDLLEFLMQDYPNSTKVVHVSTAFLRAVEHGEMWTFVFPDTTAPEYDEQWQGDLQAWTEADLPIRYGATLPAQVIYDKIVESGAQMMQDLMGVVMNPGDSRGTIASTLADMWEAMLAHKRVAMVLSSLRPRYSYVRGVNGRSSGAYSWGQLYDKGNQVFGQGFGPVGVGEIMSVGCQLTLQGGSRRGALMLILNDRHADILKFIRCKQVDGVITGANISVGISEEFMEAKAKDEEWILGYPPLECSSEFHGDFFEWERQEKPLQVTESIKTTKLWDELIGSAWQSAEPGVVFLGRYNAMSNSHYFNPIIATNPCGEQGLPAFGICNLGAVVLSQFAAGFEDSGEYVEFHDLEKQSYIRHWLAKYFAADRVDFLLHHVKWEELEEITRTGLRFQDAIIDATYYPFEDNRRNQLSERRVGLGIMGLHDLLIYCGIRYGSEESVRFIDILLGLMAEWCYLESVELAKENGPFPMYKEEPFLQSGFMQTMAQYRPHVVEAIRKHGVRNVTTMTIAPTGTTGTMVGCSTGCEPYYAWSYYRNSRLGMFEESALIVEKYRAEHGGSHDLPDYFVTSMELSPEEHVRVQAALQTWIDSSISKTCNAPNSYTVENTKHLYDLAYDLGCKGITIYRDGSRSEQVLTLTDPSNTEANGSIDDQSLMPQQVAATSMDGTRLSNAGYTDERDYQKRKRPDVLYGATYKKETPLGTAFITINDDEKHLAREIFVNIGKAGSDVYAANEALGRAITLYLMDSQNPDKEAVLVKHFSGIGGQSSVGFGERRITSVPDAIAKSLIDHSETFPLRNTSLSEMSATIEDENGILTSLQEPVHGSLRDAEGGRDWCPECHQHSLVRHGGCNECEACGYSKC, encoded by the coding sequence ATGCCAGATATCAAACAAATATTGCCGTTTACTGAGGAAGATCAATTAGGAGTAACAGGAGAGCGCATTGTCGCCGATCGTTACTTGCTAAAAGACGCTAAGAAAGAGACGCTACAAGTCGGAAGTCTTGTGGTGGCAGTACTAGATCGCAAACGCGCATATCATGAACTTGCTCGCGTTATTGATGTCGATCAAGGCAATCGTTCAGTAACGGTACAAGTGCGTGATGGGTATGAAACAGAATTATCATTTGATCATGTGGATGTTCTACAAGAAGTGGCCCCTCGTCAGATGTGGCGACGAATTGCACATGCTGTCGCTAAAGCTACAAAGTCACCTAAACTATATGAAGATAAGTTTTATGAGTTACAGAGCCAATGGAGATACGTACCTGGAGGACGTATTAATGCTTCCATGGGAACTGGTATACAAACAACTAGTTATAATTGTTTTGTGATTCCCAATGTAGGTTCAACTGTTCGTGATTATGCGCGTTCTTTCGGACAAACACTAGAAATTCAGGCGCGTTCTGGTGGAGTCGGGATGAACCTAAGCCAAGTACCACCTGAGGGATGGGTGTCACCTGTAGAAGAACGCTCACGTAAATCGGAGTTGCTACTTGTCCTTGATACATGGCATGAGGATCTTTTGGAGTTTCTTATGCAAGATTATCCAAACAGTACAAAAGTCGTGCATGTGTCTACTGCATTTTTGCGTGCTGTTGAACATGGTGAGATGTGGACATTCGTATTTCCGGACACCACGGCACCTGAGTACGATGAGCAGTGGCAAGGTGATTTGCAGGCGTGGACAGAGGCCGATCTCCCAATTCGTTATGGAGCAACCCTTCCAGCACAAGTGATTTATGATAAAATCGTCGAAAGTGGCGCACAGATGATGCAAGACCTAATGGGAGTAGTGATGAATCCAGGCGATAGTCGCGGGACGATTGCGAGTACCCTTGCTGATATGTGGGAAGCTATGTTAGCACATAAACGCGTGGCTATGGTGTTGTCTTCTTTACGGCCACGCTATAGTTATGTACGTGGAGTCAATGGTCGCAGTTCAGGTGCGTACTCTTGGGGTCAGTTGTACGACAAGGGCAATCAAGTATTTGGACAAGGATTTGGACCTGTTGGCGTGGGTGAGATCATGAGCGTAGGCTGTCAGTTAACACTGCAAGGTGGATCTCGTCGCGGTGCACTGATGCTTATCTTAAATGATCGGCATGCAGATATTCTAAAATTCATTCGTTGTAAGCAAGTGGATGGAGTCATCACAGGAGCCAATATTTCCGTGGGGATATCTGAAGAGTTTATGGAAGCAAAGGCTAAAGATGAAGAATGGATATTAGGATATCCACCTTTAGAGTGCAGTTCAGAGTTTCACGGTGACTTCTTTGAGTGGGAGCGTCAAGAGAAACCTTTGCAGGTAACAGAATCGATTAAAACCACTAAGCTTTGGGATGAATTGATTGGTTCTGCATGGCAATCAGCAGAACCAGGTGTCGTATTTTTAGGACGATATAATGCGATGTCTAATTCACACTATTTTAATCCTATCATTGCTACTAATCCATGTGGTGAACAAGGTCTACCAGCATTTGGGATTTGTAATTTAGGAGCCGTGGTTTTAAGTCAATTTGCCGCAGGCTTTGAGGACTCAGGGGAATATGTTGAGTTTCACGATCTAGAAAAACAGTCGTATATTCGACATTGGCTGGCAAAGTATTTTGCCGCTGATCGAGTAGATTTTTTGTTGCACCATGTAAAGTGGGAAGAGCTTGAGGAAATTACGCGAACAGGGCTACGCTTTCAAGATGCAATTATTGATGCGACGTACTATCCGTTTGAAGATAATCGCCGCAATCAACTAAGTGAGCGTCGAGTTGGGTTAGGTATTATGGGGTTACACGATTTATTGATCTACTGTGGAATTCGCTATGGTTCAGAAGAGTCAGTACGATTTATTGATATTTTGCTTGGCTTAATGGCAGAGTGGTGCTATCTTGAATCGGTGGAATTGGCGAAAGAAAATGGACCATTTCCTATGTACAAGGAAGAACCATTTTTGCAATCTGGGTTTATGCAAACTATGGCGCAATATCGTCCACATGTTGTGGAAGCCATTCGAAAACATGGCGTTCGCAATGTCACTACAATGACGATTGCCCCAACAGGTACGACAGGTACGATGGTTGGCTGTTCAACTGGCTGTGAACCTTATTATGCGTGGTCCTATTACCGCAACTCTAGGCTTGGAATGTTTGAAGAGAGTGCTCTCATTGTGGAGAAATACAGGGCAGAACATGGAGGCAGTCATGATCTTCCTGATTATTTCGTTACAAGCATGGAATTATCTCCTGAAGAACACGTTCGGGTGCAAGCTGCATTGCAAACGTGGATCGACAGCAGTATTTCCAAAACCTGTAATGCTCCAAATTCGTATACCGTAGAAAACACGAAGCACTTATATGATCTTGCTTATGACCTTGGTTGCAAAGGAATAACCATTTATCGTGACGGATCACGCTCTGAGCAAGTATTGACTTTAACAGATCCTTCTAATACTGAGGCAAATGGTAGTATTGATGATCAATCTCTTATGCCACAACAAGTTGCGGCCACTTCTATGGATGGTACGAGATTATCCAATGCTGGATATACCGACGAAAGAGATTATCAAAAACGCAAGCGTCCTGATGTGCTTTATGGTGCAACATATAAGAAAGAAACGCCACTAGGGACTGCTTTTATCACGATTAATGATGATGAAAAGCATCTGGCAAGAGAAATTTTTGTGAATATTGGTAAGGCAGGATCAGATGTGTACGCGGCCAATGAAGCACTTGGGAGAGCTATTACCTTGTATTTGATGGATTCGCAGAATCCTGATAAAGAGGCTGTTTTAGTCAAGCATTTTAGCGGTATCGGTGGTCAGAGCTCCGTTGGCTTTGGAGAACGTCGCATTACAAGTGTACCGGACGCAATCGCCAAATCTTTGATTGATCACTCCGAGACGTTTCCATTACGTAACACGTCTCTTTCGGAAATGAGCGCAACGATTGAAGATGAGAACGGGATTCTCACTTCTTTGCAAGAACCAGTACACGGATCTTTGCGCGATGCGGAAGGTGGACGGGATTGGTGTCCGGAGTGTCACCAACATAGCCTTGTGCGCCATGGTGGATGCAATGAGTGCGAGGCATGTGGATACAGTAAGTGTTAA
- the nrdR gene encoding transcriptional regulator NrdR: MRCPFCQALDSRVIESRANDDQYTVRRRRECIACQRRFTTYERVELGPLMVVKKDRTREEFDREKIRRGIVRACEKRPISFVQIEEVVDEIERELRAEYEREVPSAEIGVKVMQRLRSFDGVAYVRFASVYREFRDVETFAKEILQLLHQQANQENTQD; encoded by the coding sequence ATGCGTTGCCCGTTTTGTCAAGCATTAGATTCTCGAGTTATTGAATCCCGTGCAAATGATGATCAATACACCGTTCGGCGAAGACGAGAGTGTATCGCTTGTCAGCGGCGGTTTACAACCTATGAAAGGGTTGAGTTAGGGCCCTTGATGGTAGTGAAAAAGGATCGCACACGAGAAGAATTTGATCGTGAAAAGATTCGTCGGGGTATTGTACGAGCATGTGAAAAAAGACCGATTTCTTTTGTGCAAATAGAAGAAGTAGTCGATGAGATAGAGCGAGAATTACGGGCTGAGTACGAGCGAGAAGTACCATCTGCAGAAATAGGTGTAAAGGTCATGCAACGATTGCGCTCTTTTGATGGGGTAGCCTATGTTAGATTTGCAAGCGTATATCGCGAATTTCGCGATGTAGAGACGTTTGCCAAAGAGATATTGCAGTTATTGCATCAACAAGCAAATCAAGAGAACACGCAAGATTAA
- a CDS encoding HAD-IIA family hydrolase yields MGWRHAKGLLLDLDGTLIKGSSPINGAVEFMWEVEKLHIPYLYWTNNSTRTPDMVIQLLHEQGFPGDVNHVYTSGTATAEWLIEHVSKTPTVYVIGEIGLKQVLQQAGIHIVEGTSDYVDAVVSGLDRQVDYLQLSNAMTHVIRGAVFIGTNSDHALPTESGVLPGAGAILAFLERATKSSAYIIGKPNPAFVVSACDRLGALPADVVVIGDNPETDIASAVLAGAQTIWVKSGIQSTVTATADQKIASIGDLLI; encoded by the coding sequence ATGGGATGGCGTCATGCGAAGGGTTTATTGTTAGATCTAGATGGAACTCTCATTAAAGGGAGCAGCCCCATTAACGGAGCAGTGGAATTTATGTGGGAAGTGGAGAAATTGCACATTCCATATCTCTATTGGACCAATAATTCGACAAGAACACCAGACATGGTCATTCAATTACTACATGAGCAGGGATTTCCAGGCGATGTAAACCATGTCTATACAAGTGGTACAGCGACTGCAGAGTGGCTCATAGAGCATGTGTCTAAAACCCCGACTGTCTATGTGATTGGCGAAATCGGATTGAAGCAAGTTTTACAACAAGCTGGGATTCACATCGTAGAAGGTACATCAGATTACGTGGATGCGGTTGTGTCTGGTCTTGATCGACAGGTAGATTATCTTCAATTGAGCAACGCGATGACACATGTAATAAGAGGTGCAGTATTTATTGGAACGAATTCTGATCATGCACTACCTACAGAATCAGGTGTGCTCCCGGGTGCAGGAGCGATCCTTGCATTTCTTGAGCGGGCAACCAAGTCTAGTGCATATATTATTGGTAAACCAAATCCTGCATTTGTAGTGTCTGCATGTGATCGATTGGGTGCACTTCCAGCAGATGTTGTTGTTATTGGTGATAACCCAGAAACGGACATAGCATCTGCTGTTTTAGCTGGCGCGCAAACCATTTGGGTAAAGTCAGGCATTCAATCTACAGTAACCGCAACAGCGGATCAAAAGATTGCTAGTATAGGTGATTTACTTATCTAG
- a CDS encoding cob(I)yrinic acid a,c-diamide adenosyltransferase: protein MKIYTKTGDEGQTSLIYGRRVAKDDLRVEVYGTVDEANSILGVVHAQMVPYAHQLHDLQKILLRIQRDLFDVGRDLATPEDKDDQPHVTAEHVALLERVIDRLEGELAPLHQFILPGGHIAASELHHARTVVRRAERMCVTLLREQAANHEIRKYVNRLSDLLFVMARVVNARLAIAEPTVDFSAPAQDVE, encoded by the coding sequence ATGAAAATATACACGAAAACAGGCGACGAGGGACAAACTAGTTTAATTTACGGTAGACGAGTTGCTAAAGACGACTTACGAGTGGAAGTATATGGGACAGTTGATGAAGCAAACTCCATCTTAGGTGTTGTGCATGCTCAAATGGTGCCTTACGCACATCAGTTACATGACTTGCAAAAGATTCTTTTGCGCATACAGCGCGATTTATTTGATGTAGGGCGTGATTTAGCTACGCCTGAAGATAAGGATGATCAACCACATGTTACAGCAGAGCATGTGGCATTATTAGAGCGAGTGATCGACCGCTTGGAAGGAGAATTAGCCCCGCTTCATCAATTTATCCTACCTGGCGGTCACATTGCAGCAAGTGAGCTCCATCATGCGCGAACTGTTGTTCGACGCGCAGAGCGCATGTGTGTGACACTCCTTCGTGAACAAGCAGCTAATCACGAGATAAGAAAGTATGTCAATCGACTTTCTGATTTATTGTTTGTTATGGCCCGGGTAGTGAATGCTCGACTAGCGATTGCAGAGCCAACTGTTGATTTTTCGGCACCTGCACAGGATGTAGAGTGA